In one window of Achromobacter xylosoxidans A8 DNA:
- a CDS encoding zincin-like metallopeptidase domain-containing protein produces the protein MPINQAEAQAVTLAFVRDYPGALELAYRFRDNTGELYGHRAAEVPADLKGGYVPKETIHNGRAYRGRVDVPLANMDDAADLVLTLRHEVLGHYGANTFKPAEKRALLDGLIAAREEPSLKPRWEDINRRYAGASMDVRAEEVWALHCESIAPGQHAGQAQVLERGQQSFMETCIARVRPMQVADLHNIVCMVADGLHDRSRTQQTFPQINELFRRDEAMEPKKPFHEVVAEKLIEQLKAGTAPWQRPWEPGEPNAYLPMNPTTGKRYKGINAIHLMAQGRSDGRWMTYKQAAAVGAQVRKGEKGTPVQYWKFSEEQNKVDESGRPVLNAKGEPVKETVQLERPRVFFATVFNAEQIDGLPPIQKKEQTWSAVERAEHILKASGASITHAPGDRAFYRPATDSIHLPDRGQFPTADNYYATALHELGHWTGHPSRLDRDLAHPFGSEGYAKEELRAEIASMIVGDELGIGHDPGQHAAYVGSWIKALQDEPLEVFRAAADAEKIHDYVLAFEQKQVQEQEQAQVQQPEQHYSDLTLQALVEKHGWEVAYSGLQEPGRVDSVHRTFEGVGPLGTMTTPNGERRLSAGYHDDAERRRYVTLKLGDQVIGDADGRDQKPEEIARQINAKAEQYADERRVKNGLEPIYSIASQQAEAQQLNDELREHGQEIVSHLDAQSRWADGERIFAFHEQDEQPHQVRSLAELESYAPDQLLALPALAQEQEAKPLSVAERTAEQHEAMKAADDAFQRELVRAYGENNAGDARYKTQHDDEAVQKAGDAFVAASNAWREAVRDARQTVASQEATMQVPQQTDQAEAWMLKHVELGTVGRALEGATLEQIDRALDVLDRMQPMNTQNEFWTRHELPYDLEPLEAKINDAIDHLVEERRPDAVVAATRLDLATGNTNSRERDRQAFHLAADDALGFPLPHDWTGEVRVVGVVERDGETRAADLATETPEAYHLYARKGEAQFGEDAFAYLTATRTLGEADELADRLALIDANSQTDEYEKATRLARVQEDRVRRDPNSTDEDISAAKEARKALEAKAFVAAEEAKNSQRVDDERGDSVEHQAPQEQRVAAADQQPAQASQATERQYISVPFKEKDEAKQLGARWDRKEQSWYVPAGVDAAPFAKWSQGAATPAVEAKPTQQAPEAQDGGQKAAQAVQQARQYLAVPYEQRNAAKAAGALWDKAAKSWYAGPRADMAKLEQWKPENVQAQQGPAMTPREEFAEAMRSAGLFTGSNAQGDHPIMDGKRHRVPVEGGKKGTLDGFYVGHLDGHPAGRIINNKTGTDITWKSKGYALSDQEKAKLQAEAAEKLAQRAAEQDKLQEATAQRVGRQMPDLVPVEQPTPYLQAKGIEAHAGVFTDREGQKTYIPAFDVDGKQWTMQYIQEDGTKRFAKDSKKEGCFHPVGGMDALAAAPALVIAEGYATAASLAEGLGHATVAAFDSGNLPHVARALREKFPDKPIVIAGDDDKAQEIERGHNPGRAKAEEAAKAVGGKAIFPIFAPGEQQANPKGFTDFNDLANKSELGRDGLKRQVGAAVGQVLIEEGRRQQQEQRQERAEKQQQQPERPRRAARIG, from the coding sequence ATGCCGATCAACCAGGCCGAGGCGCAAGCCGTCACCCTGGCGTTCGTCCGAGACTATCCCGGCGCGCTGGAGCTGGCCTATCGGTTCCGCGACAACACCGGCGAGCTGTACGGCCACCGGGCAGCAGAAGTCCCGGCAGACCTCAAGGGCGGCTATGTCCCGAAGGAGACGATCCACAACGGCCGGGCCTACCGTGGCCGCGTGGACGTGCCCCTGGCGAACATGGACGACGCCGCCGACCTGGTGCTGACGCTGCGGCATGAAGTGCTGGGCCACTACGGGGCCAACACCTTCAAGCCGGCCGAGAAACGCGCCCTGCTGGACGGCCTGATCGCCGCCCGCGAGGAACCGAGCCTGAAACCACGCTGGGAGGACATCAACCGCCGCTATGCCGGCGCTTCGATGGACGTGCGCGCGGAAGAGGTTTGGGCGCTGCATTGCGAAAGCATCGCGCCCGGCCAGCACGCGGGCCAGGCCCAGGTGCTGGAGCGCGGCCAGCAGTCATTCATGGAAACCTGCATCGCCCGCGTGCGGCCCATGCAAGTCGCCGACCTGCACAACATCGTGTGCATGGTCGCGGATGGCCTTCACGACCGTTCCAGGACGCAGCAGACCTTTCCGCAGATCAACGAACTATTCCGAAGGGATGAAGCAATGGAACCCAAGAAGCCATTTCATGAAGTCGTTGCCGAAAAACTGATCGAGCAGCTCAAGGCAGGCACCGCGCCGTGGCAACGGCCGTGGGAGCCTGGCGAGCCGAACGCCTACCTGCCGATGAACCCGACCACCGGCAAGCGGTACAAGGGCATCAACGCCATTCACTTGATGGCCCAGGGCCGCAGCGATGGCCGTTGGATGACCTACAAGCAGGCCGCCGCCGTGGGCGCGCAGGTTCGCAAGGGCGAGAAGGGAACGCCTGTCCAATACTGGAAGTTCAGCGAGGAACAGAACAAGGTCGATGAGAGCGGCCGGCCCGTTCTCAACGCGAAGGGCGAGCCGGTCAAGGAAACCGTGCAGCTCGAACGCCCGCGCGTGTTCTTCGCCACGGTGTTCAACGCCGAGCAGATCGACGGCCTGCCGCCGATCCAGAAGAAGGAACAGACCTGGAGCGCCGTCGAGCGCGCCGAGCACATCCTGAAAGCGTCCGGTGCGTCGATCACGCACGCGCCTGGTGATCGCGCGTTCTACCGGCCCGCGACCGACAGCATCCACCTTCCCGACCGGGGCCAGTTCCCCACCGCCGACAACTACTACGCGACCGCCCTGCATGAGCTGGGCCACTGGACGGGCCACCCGTCCCGCCTTGACCGCGACCTGGCCCATCCCTTCGGTTCCGAGGGGTACGCCAAGGAAGAGCTGCGCGCCGAGATCGCTTCCATGATCGTCGGCGACGAGCTGGGCATCGGCCACGATCCGGGCCAGCACGCCGCCTATGTCGGTTCCTGGATCAAGGCCCTGCAAGACGAGCCGCTGGAAGTGTTCCGCGCCGCTGCCGACGCCGAGAAGATTCACGACTACGTGCTGGCCTTCGAGCAGAAGCAGGTTCAGGAACAAGAGCAGGCCCAGGTGCAGCAGCCCGAGCAGCACTACTCCGATTTGACGCTCCAGGCCCTGGTCGAAAAACACGGCTGGGAGGTTGCCTACAGCGGCTTGCAAGAGCCTGGCCGTGTGGATTCCGTCCATCGCACCTTTGAAGGTGTCGGGCCGCTGGGCACCATGACCACCCCGAACGGCGAGCGGCGCTTGTCGGCCGGCTACCACGACGACGCCGAGCGCCGGCGCTACGTCACGTTGAAGCTGGGCGACCAGGTGATCGGCGATGCCGATGGCCGCGACCAGAAGCCGGAAGAGATCGCCCGCCAGATCAACGCCAAGGCCGAGCAGTACGCCGACGAGCGGCGCGTCAAGAACGGCCTGGAGCCGATCTACAGCATCGCCTCGCAGCAGGCCGAGGCCCAGCAGCTCAATGATGAGCTGCGCGAGCACGGCCAGGAGATCGTTTCTCACCTGGACGCGCAATCGCGGTGGGCGGATGGCGAGCGCATCTTTGCCTTCCACGAACAAGACGAACAACCGCACCAGGTCAGAAGCCTGGCCGAGCTGGAGAGCTACGCGCCCGATCAACTGCTGGCCCTGCCGGCGCTGGCCCAGGAGCAAGAGGCAAAGCCCTTGTCCGTGGCCGAACGCACGGCCGAGCAGCACGAGGCCATGAAGGCTGCCGACGATGCTTTCCAGCGCGAGCTGGTGCGCGCCTATGGCGAGAACAACGCCGGCGATGCCCGCTACAAGACCCAGCACGACGATGAGGCCGTGCAGAAGGCCGGCGATGCCTTCGTGGCCGCGTCGAACGCCTGGCGTGAGGCCGTGCGCGATGCCCGTCAAACCGTTGCGAGTCAGGAGGCCACGATGCAAGTACCCCAGCAGACCGACCAGGCCGAAGCCTGGATGTTGAAGCACGTCGAGCTGGGCACGGTGGGCCGTGCGCTCGAAGGCGCGACCCTGGAGCAGATCGACCGCGCCCTGGACGTGCTGGATCGCATGCAGCCGATGAACACGCAAAACGAGTTCTGGACGCGGCACGAGCTGCCCTACGACCTGGAGCCGCTGGAAGCGAAGATCAACGACGCAATAGATCACCTGGTCGAAGAGCGCCGGCCGGATGCCGTAGTCGCTGCAACGCGGCTTGACCTGGCAACCGGCAACACCAATTCACGCGAGCGCGACCGCCAAGCCTTCCACCTGGCGGCCGACGATGCGCTGGGCTTCCCCCTGCCCCACGACTGGACGGGTGAAGTGCGGGTTGTCGGCGTGGTCGAGCGTGACGGCGAGACGCGGGCCGCCGACCTGGCCACGGAGACGCCGGAGGCGTACCACCTGTACGCCCGGAAGGGCGAAGCGCAGTTCGGCGAGGATGCCTTTGCCTACCTCACCGCCACCCGCACGCTGGGCGAGGCCGACGAGCTGGCCGACCGCCTGGCGCTGATCGACGCCAATTCGCAGACGGACGAGTACGAGAAGGCGACCCGGCTTGCCCGCGTGCAAGAGGATCGCGTCCGCCGCGACCCGAACAGCACCGACGAGGACATTTCAGCGGCTAAAGAAGCCCGGAAGGCGCTGGAGGCCAAAGCGTTCGTCGCGGCCGAGGAAGCCAAGAACTCCCAGCGGGTCGATGACGAGCGCGGCGACTCCGTGGAGCACCAGGCACCGCAGGAACAGCGCGTGGCTGCGGCCGACCAGCAGCCGGCCCAGGCCAGCCAGGCAACCGAACGGCAGTACATCAGCGTGCCGTTCAAAGAGAAGGACGAGGCCAAGCAGCTCGGAGCGCGCTGGGATCGCAAGGAACAGTCCTGGTACGTGCCGGCGGGAGTGGATGCGGCCCCCTTCGCCAAATGGTCGCAGGGAGCCGCTACGCCGGCCGTAGAGGCCAAGCCGACCCAGCAGGCACCCGAGGCCCAGGACGGCGGCCAGAAGGCCGCACAGGCCGTCCAGCAGGCCCGGCAGTACCTTGCCGTGCCCTACGAGCAGCGCAACGCCGCCAAGGCCGCCGGCGCGCTTTGGGACAAGGCCGCGAAGTCCTGGTATGCCGGCCCTCGCGCCGACATGGCGAAGCTGGAACAGTGGAAGCCCGAGAACGTGCAGGCCCAGCAGGGGCCAGCGATGACGCCAAGGGAAGAGTTCGCCGAGGCCATGCGCAGCGCCGGCCTGTTCACCGGCAGCAACGCCCAGGGCGATCACCCGATCATGGACGGCAAGCGGCATCGCGTGCCGGTCGAGGGCGGCAAGAAGGGCACGCTCGATGGCTTCTATGTCGGCCACCTGGACGGCCACCCGGCCGGCCGGATCATCAACAACAAGACCGGCACGGACATTACCTGGAAGAGCAAGGGCTACGCCTTGAGCGACCAGGAGAAGGCCAAGCTCCAGGCCGAGGCGGCCGAGAAGCTGGCCCAGCGTGCCGCCGAGCAAGACAAGCTCCAGGAAGCCACCGCGCAGCGCGTCGGCCGCCAGATGCCCGACCTGGTGCCGGTCGAGCAGCCGACGCCCTACCTGCAAGCCAAGGGCATCGAGGCCCACGCCGGCGTGTTCACCGACCGCGAGGGCCAGAAAACCTACATCCCCGCCTTCGACGTGGACGGCAAGCAGTGGACGATGCAGTACATCCAGGAGGACGGCACCAAGCGGTTCGCCAAGGACAGCAAGAAGGAAGGATGCTTCCACCCGGTCGGCGGCATGGATGCGCTGGCCGCAGCGCCGGCGCTGGTGATCGCCGAGGGCTATGCCACGGCCGCGAGCCTGGCCGAAGGGCTGGGGCATGCCACCGTGGCCGCGTTCGACTCGGGCAACCTGCCGCACGTGGCCCGCGCCCTGCGCGAGAAGTTCCCCGACAAGCCCATCGTGATCGCCGGCGACGACGACAAGGCCCAGGAGATCGAGCGCGGCCACAACCCCGGCCGCGCCAAGGCCGAGGAAGCCGCGAAGGCCGTAGGCGGCAAGGCCATCTTCCCGATCTTCGCGCCGGGCGAGCAGCAGGCGAACCCCAAGGGCTTCACCGACTTCAACGACCTGGCGAACAAGAGCGAGCTGGGCCGCGACGGCCTCAAGCGCCAGGTCGGCGCAGCCGTGGGCCAGGTGCTGATCGAGGAAGGCCGCCGACAGCAGCAGGAGCAGCGCCAGGAGCGTGCGG
- a CDS encoding DNA topoisomerase III, whose protein sequence is MRLFIAEKPSVAKAIAGELGITGKGDGFIECGGDKVTWCFGHMLEQADPDEYTPDDVPTGKSGKKLWRVDELPIIPQTWVLHPKDDAKKQLAVIGKLLKEAKEIVNAGDPDREGQLLVDEVLEHFKSSKPARRFWVSAQDSVSVKRGLAALKENTTYKGWADAARGRQRADWLIGMNLSRAYTLRAQRGGSRALLTVGRVQTPTLALVVGRDREIEAFKPVPYHTIKAVVEHAGGSFAAAWKAKEDQAGLDSEGRLVDTAVADALVAAVKGQPGTIATYKQEAKKKNQPLAFALSDITALASARYGYSAEDVLNTCQALYETHKLTSYPRTDCAYLPESQHADAPRVLEAVKHVNPELAGLVDAADPRIKSKTWDDSKITAHHGIVPTMQKGSKAGLSERERNIYELIVRAYLAQFYPLHEYMQTTVGVEIAGENFAASGKVVTRNGWRDVFEQADEEDAKEGDDENGAQTLPPMKQGDGVTCTEATRRDAKTKPPARFTEGTLIRAMENIHKFVSDPEHKKMLREGDGIGTSATRASIISELKRREFLETKGKQIVSTTLGRSVIDALPEVVRSPVLTALYERMLKGVELGTAALDAFITKQEAFIRDQVAKANSGAVSIAGGKEATPVSSLHKCMACGNGLSRRPAKRKGQFWWGCSNFPTCKQTYPDLKGRPDYSKGRNGPAE, encoded by the coding sequence ATGCGACTGTTCATCGCGGAAAAACCATCCGTCGCAAAAGCCATCGCCGGCGAGCTGGGCATCACCGGCAAGGGCGACGGCTTCATCGAGTGCGGCGGCGACAAAGTGACCTGGTGCTTTGGGCACATGCTGGAGCAGGCCGACCCGGACGAGTACACGCCCGATGACGTGCCGACCGGCAAATCAGGCAAGAAGCTATGGCGCGTCGATGAGCTGCCCATCATCCCGCAGACGTGGGTTCTTCACCCGAAGGACGATGCCAAGAAGCAGCTCGCCGTGATCGGCAAGCTGCTGAAAGAAGCCAAGGAGATCGTCAACGCCGGCGACCCCGACCGTGAAGGCCAGTTGCTGGTCGATGAAGTGCTGGAGCACTTCAAGAGCAGCAAGCCGGCGCGCCGCTTTTGGGTGTCTGCCCAGGATTCGGTTTCCGTCAAGCGCGGCCTGGCCGCCTTGAAGGAAAACACCACGTACAAGGGCTGGGCCGATGCCGCACGCGGGCGGCAGCGGGCCGACTGGCTGATCGGCATGAACCTAAGTCGCGCCTACACCCTGCGGGCGCAGCGCGGCGGTTCGCGCGCCCTGCTGACCGTGGGCCGCGTGCAGACCCCGACGCTCGCGCTTGTTGTCGGCCGCGACCGCGAGATCGAGGCGTTCAAGCCGGTGCCGTACCACACCATCAAGGCCGTGGTCGAGCACGCCGGCGGCAGCTTCGCCGCCGCCTGGAAAGCGAAGGAAGATCAAGCCGGCCTGGACAGCGAAGGCCGCCTTGTTGATACCGCCGTCGCGGATGCCCTGGTGGCCGCCGTCAAGGGCCAGCCGGGCACCATCGCCACCTACAAGCAGGAAGCCAAGAAGAAGAACCAGCCGCTGGCCTTCGCGCTGTCCGACATTACCGCGCTGGCGTCCGCGCGCTACGGGTACAGCGCCGAGGACGTGCTGAACACCTGCCAGGCGCTCTACGAGACGCACAAGCTGACCAGCTACCCGCGCACCGACTGCGCCTACCTGCCGGAGTCGCAGCACGCCGACGCGCCGCGCGTCCTGGAGGCCGTCAAGCACGTGAACCCCGAGCTGGCCGGCCTGGTCGATGCTGCCGACCCGCGCATCAAGTCCAAGACGTGGGACGACTCGAAGATCACCGCCCACCACGGCATCGTGCCGACCATGCAGAAAGGCAGCAAGGCCGGCTTGAGCGAGCGCGAGCGCAACATCTACGAGCTGATCGTCCGCGCCTACCTGGCGCAGTTCTACCCGCTGCACGAGTACATGCAAACCACGGTCGGCGTGGAGATCGCCGGCGAGAACTTCGCCGCGTCCGGCAAGGTGGTCACGCGCAACGGCTGGCGTGACGTGTTCGAGCAGGCCGACGAAGAGGACGCCAAGGAAGGCGACGACGAGAACGGCGCGCAGACCCTGCCACCGATGAAGCAAGGCGACGGTGTGACCTGCACCGAGGCCACCCGACGCGATGCGAAAACCAAGCCGCCGGCGCGCTTCACCGAGGGCACGCTGATTCGCGCGATGGAGAACATCCACAAGTTCGTGAGCGACCCGGAGCACAAGAAGATGCTGCGCGAAGGCGATGGCATCGGCACGTCCGCCACGCGCGCATCCATCATTTCCGAGCTGAAACGCCGCGAGTTCCTGGAAACCAAGGGCAAGCAGATCGTCAGCACGACGCTGGGCCGCAGCGTCATCGACGCGCTGCCCGAGGTGGTGCGAAGCCCGGTGCTGACCGCCCTTTACGAACGCATGTTGAAGGGCGTCGAGCTGGGCACGGCGGCCCTGGACGCCTTCATTACGAAGCAAGAGGCGTTCATCCGCGACCAGGTGGCGAAGGCCAACAGCGGAGCCGTGAGCATCGCCGGCGGCAAGGAAGCCACGCCGGTTTCGTCCCTGCACAAGTGCATGGCTTGCGGCAATGGCTTGTCGCGCAGGCCGGCCAAGCGCAAGGGGCAATTCTGGTGGGGATGCAGCAACTTCCCCACGTGCAAGCAGACCTATCCCGACCTGAAAGGCCGGCCCGACTACAGCAAGGGCCGCAATGGCCCAGCCGAGTAA
- the traF gene encoding conjugative transfer signal peptidase TraF — MSRILKRITKGVAVAGLAALVLAAGSYAAGARINTTKSIPVGLYWTSSAPVERGAYVLWCPPKVGVFDDAKERGYIGAGFCPGDYGYMMKRVLAAKDDAVSVADDGVRVNGELLPHSKPIQADKSGRPLPRFQASTYTLGNAELLLMSDVSDTSFDGRYFGPINRSQVQTVIRPVITW; from the coding sequence ATGAGCCGCATCCTGAAACGCATCACGAAAGGCGTAGCCGTCGCCGGCCTGGCCGCCCTGGTGCTGGCCGCCGGCAGCTATGCCGCCGGTGCCCGCATCAACACCACCAAGAGCATTCCGGTCGGCCTGTACTGGACGAGCAGCGCGCCGGTGGAGCGGGGCGCTTACGTGCTTTGGTGCCCGCCGAAGGTCGGCGTGTTCGATGACGCCAAGGAAAGGGGCTACATCGGGGCCGGGTTCTGCCCAGGCGACTACGGCTACATGATGAAGCGCGTTTTAGCCGCTAAAGACGATGCCGTATCGGTGGCCGATGACGGCGTGCGCGTCAATGGCGAGCTGCTGCCACATAGCAAGCCCATCCAGGCCGACAAGTCCGGTCGGCCCTTGCCGCGCTTCCAGGCCAGCACCTACACGCTGGGCAATGCCGAGCTGCTGCTTATGTCGGACGTGAGCGACACGTCTTTCGACGGCCGCTACTTCGGCCCGATCAATCGTTCTCAAGTTCAGACCGTGATCCGTCCGGTCATCACCTGGTAG
- a CDS encoding type IV secretory system conjugative DNA transfer family protein: MKIKMNNAVGPQVRSAKPKPSKLLPILGGVSLVGGLQAATQFFAYTFQYHASLGANLGHVYAPWSILNWSAKWYSQYPDEIMRAGSIGMVTATVGLLGVAVAKVVTSNSSKANEYLHGSARWAEKKDIQAAGLLPRERNVLEIVTGKDAPTATGVYVGGWQDKDGNFYYLRHSGPEHVLTYAPTRSGKGVGLVVPTLLSWGASSVITDLKGELWALTAGWRQKHAKNKVLRFEPASSSGGVCWNPLDEIRVGTEAEVGDVQNLATLIVDPDGKGLDSHWQKTAFALLVGVILHALYKARNDGGTATLPSVDAMLADPNRDIGELWMEMTTYGHVDGQNHHAIGSAARDMMDRPEEEAGSVLSTAKSYLALYRDPVVARSVSRSDFRIKDLMHSDDPVSLYIVTQPNDKARLRPLVRVMVNMIVRLLADKMDFENGRPVAHYKHRLLMMLDEFPSLGKLEIMQESLAFVAGYGIKCYLICQDINQLRSRETGYGHDESITSNCHVQNAYPPNRVETAEHLSRLTGQTTVVKEQITTSGRRTAAMLGQVSRTYQEVQRPLLTPDECLRMPGPKKNDKGEIEEAGDMVIYVAGYPAIYGKQPLYFKDPVFQARASIPAPKATDRLRQVVEAGEGITI, from the coding sequence ATGAAAATAAAGATGAACAACGCCGTGGGGCCGCAGGTTCGCAGCGCGAAGCCGAAGCCCAGCAAGTTGCTGCCGATCCTCGGCGGGGTGTCCCTGGTCGGCGGCCTCCAGGCCGCGACACAGTTCTTCGCCTACACGTTCCAGTATCACGCGAGCCTCGGGGCCAACCTCGGGCACGTGTACGCGCCCTGGTCGATCCTGAACTGGTCGGCGAAGTGGTACAGCCAGTACCCCGACGAGATCATGCGGGCCGGCAGCATCGGCATGGTGACTGCCACCGTGGGCCTGCTGGGTGTGGCCGTGGCGAAAGTCGTCACGTCCAACAGCTCGAAGGCGAACGAATACCTGCACGGTTCGGCCCGCTGGGCCGAAAAGAAGGACATTCAGGCGGCCGGCCTGCTGCCGCGCGAGCGGAACGTCCTGGAGATCGTGACCGGCAAGGACGCACCCACCGCCACCGGCGTCTATGTCGGCGGCTGGCAGGACAAGGACGGCAATTTCTACTACCTGCGGCACAGCGGCCCCGAGCACGTGCTGACCTACGCGCCGACGCGAAGCGGCAAGGGCGTCGGCCTGGTGGTGCCGACGCTGCTTTCGTGGGGCGCAAGCAGCGTCATCACCGACTTGAAGGGCGAGTTGTGGGCGCTGACCGCCGGCTGGCGGCAGAAGCACGCGAAGAACAAGGTGCTGCGCTTCGAGCCGGCCAGCAGCTCGGGCGGCGTGTGCTGGAACCCGCTGGACGAAATCCGCGTCGGCACCGAGGCCGAAGTCGGCGACGTGCAGAACCTAGCAACTTTGATAGTTGACCCGGACGGCAAGGGCCTGGATTCCCACTGGCAAAAGACCGCCTTCGCGCTCCTGGTCGGCGTCATCCTGCACGCGCTCTACAAGGCCAGGAACGACGGCGGCACGGCCACGCTGCCATCGGTCGATGCCATGCTGGCCGACCCGAACCGGGACATTGGCGAGCTATGGATGGAAATGACCACCTACGGGCACGTGGACGGTCAGAACCACCACGCCATCGGATCGGCCGCCCGCGACATGATGGATCGGCCAGAGGAAGAAGCCGGATCGGTGCTGTCCACGGCCAAATCCTATTTGGCCCTGTACCGCGATCCAGTGGTGGCGCGCAGCGTGAGCCGGTCGGACTTCCGCATCAAAGACCTGATGCACTCCGACGACCCGGTGAGCCTGTACATCGTCACGCAGCCCAACGACAAGGCCCGCCTGCGGCCGCTGGTGCGCGTCATGGTGAACATGATCGTGCGCCTGCTGGCCGACAAGATGGACTTCGAGAACGGCCGGCCGGTGGCCCACTACAAGCACCGGCTGCTGATGATGCTGGACGAGTTCCCGAGCCTCGGGAAGCTCGAAATCATGCAAGAGTCGCTGGCCTTCGTCGCCGGCTACGGCATCAAGTGCTACCTGATTTGCCAGGACATTAACCAGCTCCGAAGCCGCGAGACGGGCTACGGCCACGACGAAAGCATCACGTCGAACTGCCACGTGCAGAACGCCTACCCGCCCAACCGCGTCGAGACAGCCGAACACCTGTCCCGACTGACCGGGCAGACCACCGTGGTGAAGGAGCAGATCACGACCAGCGGCCGCCGCACGGCGGCGATGCTGGGCCAGGTGTCGCGCACCTACCAGGAAGTGCAGCGCCCCTTGCTGACGCCCGATGAATGCCTGCGGATGCCGGGGCCGAAGAAGAACGACAAGGGCGAGATCGAGGAAGCCGGCGACATGGTGATCTACGTCGCGGGCTACCCCGCCATCTACGGCAAGCAGCCGCTGTACTTCAAAGACCCGGTGTTTCAGGCGCGGGCCTCGATCCCCGCGCCGAAGGCCACCGACCGGCTGCGCCAGGTTGTCGAGGCAGGGGAGGGCATCACGATATGA